The genomic window ATGCGGCTTTCGGCAGATGAGAAGGCGTAGATCAGAACTCGGATTGCGGCGATCGATAAACCGGCGCCTGCCATTCGGGCGGGTCATAGATCTTTGATCGCTTAATGGCGCCCCTGAAACCTGTTGCTTCAGCAATAGCCTTCTTGTCGGCTGTCCATTCGCGGCGATCTCGGTTGGGATCAGCCATGATTTGGGTAACCATGGCGTGGGGATCAACCTGAAAACGATATAGTCCGCCCTTGTCCTGCTCCTTCACATCGCCGAAATAGAGCAGGCGAACTTCGCGTTCGTGGCGAAAGGCACGGCGCTTCATCAGCAGCGATCGCGCGAACTCCACGCCCAACAATGGCAGATGCCCATCTCGATGGAGCCATGCTTCGAGTTTCGCCTCCGATCGGTATTCGACCCTGCCTATGAAACAGCGATCTTGGGCCGCTTGGGGATGCGCATTGACCAGCGCGCAGAGCAGCTTCCTCGGCGTCGAGCGGATGCGTAGATAACGCTTGGCGGGGTCGTTGGCATAGATGCCCCACATCGCTTCCGAATAGGCATCGCGCGTCCAGCATTGACCCACAAAATCCTCGGCGAAAGCATAGTTGAACGCTTCACCATCCAACACGCCGCCGAGCTTCAGCTGGAAATTTTCGAACTTGTCCTTCCAGTTGTGAATCCGGCTTAAGACGTTGCGCCGGCTTGCAAACAGGTCGAGCACATAGTCCTCCGGCATGATCCGATAGATATGTTGGTCCGGATTTGAATTCTCGAAGTTGAGGAAGTTCATCGCAGCGCCCTCGATCTGCAAGGCTCAGCAACCGTCCTTCGCACAGACATCGCCAAGCTTCCAACCAAAGATTATCGCTTCCAATTTTCATGAAAATATGGTTTTATGTTTTCATGAAAAAACTGGACAGTTCGGATGATTGCGGGGATGAACATCTCCAGGTTCAGGTGCCGACTGCTACCAAGCGCGACTTGGGGCAGCGTGCGCTCGATAGTCGCGAACCGATCCGAATGGTCGTGCTGAGAGCCTTGGCTGCTTATGGTGTGGTGGTGCCTGAGGGCGCGATTGCAGACCGGCGGAAGCGCACCTGATGGTGGACGACTTTCAGGCGCTGACGGTCGACCAATATGCCCGCGAAGCAGCTCGGACCGATCAACGTAAGGGTTCCGGTACAGTCGGGTTCACGATGCTCGGCCTCTTCGGCGAAACAGGCAGCCTGCTCGCCGAAGCCAAGAAGAAGCAGCGGGATGCCGCTTCCTATCTCGGCTATGCCGAAGCAGTCGCCGAGGAGATCGGTGACGTGTTGTGGTATTTGGCAGCTATCGCACAGCGTCACCGCCTGGCATTGAGTGACATTGCGGCCGCCGCGCTCAAGGCCGATGCTTGTTACGCAGAGGGCAAGAACGAAGCACTCAGTCTCCACGCCCTACAGCCTGCGCATATGCCGCTCGCAAAAGCGCCCATGCCCGAGTTCGAACACAGCCTGCTTGCCCTGGCCAGCGAAGTCGGGCTTCTGGCGCGCGAAATCGAAGGCGGCAACTCGACGCGGCACCGCGCGGATGTCGCCGAAAGACTTGTTGCGATTACGCGTTGCCTCATTCGCGCTTCGACCGACTCAGGCATCACCATTGAGGCCGCGGCAATCAAGAACCTGCAGAAGATTTTCGATCGATGGCCACGTGAACGCATCTACCCGCCCGCATTTGATGCCGACAAAGACGCCGAAGAGCAGCTGCCCCGCTCGATGCAGATCGACATTTACGAGCGCAAGGTGCGTGGCCAGGACTATGTCTTCCAGCGTTCGCGCGGCGTCTATGTCGGCGACCGACTGACCGACAACGCCATCGAACCCGACGACTATCGGTTCCACGACGTATTCCACTACGCCTATGTCGCGGTGCTGGGCTGGTCACCGGTGATCCGCGCCTTGCTGCGCCTCAAGCGCAAGAGCGACCCGAAGCTGGACGAAGCCGAGGATGGCGCGCGCGCGATCCTGATTGAAGAAGGTGTCACGTCATGGCTATTCGGCCAGGCGCAGCAGCTCAATTTCTTCGAAGACGTCAAACGAGGCGGACTTCCGCTGGACATGCTCAAACATGTCCGCCAATTCGTCGCTGGTCACGAGGCTGATCGCTGTCCGCTGTGGCTCTGGGAGGAAGCAATTCTCCAGGGATACGCGGCCTTTCGCTTCCTCCAGAAGAACCGACGGGCGCGAATCACCATCGATTTCGCCCGCCGTCGCTTGCGTATCAAGGAGTTGCCGCAATGACCCCCAAGACCTTCGTATCGGCATTGGCGGCCGCGAAATTACCCTCGGTGTTCAACCCCTGGCGCGACCGCTGTTCTATCCATGACCGGCGTGATGCCGCGGCGCGGCGCCGCTCCAACCTCCAGGGCATGCTGGAAGCAGCTCTCGATGCCCATGTCGAAACGATCTGGATTGCCCGCGATCTTGGCTATCGCGGCGGACGCCGCACTGGGGTCCCGTTGACCGATGAGGTACATCTTACCCATGCATCGGCGCTGATGGGTGGCATCGCGTTGGAGCGTGCCACGCAGGGGCCAGAAATTGCCGAACGCACCGCAGCAATCGTCTGGCAGGTGCTTGGCAGGATCGGACAGCCTGTCATGCTTTGGAACGTCTTTCCCTTCCATCCGCACGATGCGGATGATCCCATGTCCAACCGCTGCCATAGCCGCGCCGAGCGCGAGGAAACCTGGCCGCTCCTCCAGGCGCTGGTATCGATGGTGCAGCCCAAGCGCATCGTAGCGATCGGTCGCGATGCACATCTGGCGCTCGCTGGGCTGGAGACGGAAGTTACCGCGATCCGCCATCCAAGTTATGGCGGGCAGCGCGATTTCATCAACGGAATGTACGGCCTCTACGGGATCGCGGGCGACCCGGTCGATTCACCAGAACTGCCACTCGGACCTCGCTACGTAGAGACTGCCAGGGCCTTGGCTTGATCGCAAGCCGTGAGCAGATCTGCAATATCTCCGCGATTCCATTTTCCGTTCTTCACATCGATCGTGGCATGCGTCGAAAGGATCGTGAGCGGCCCCATCGCAATGCCTGATTCCTCTGCCACAAACTGCTGCAGGCGGCCAAGGCCGATCAGATTGCCGAGCAGCTTTTCGATATAATAGTGATTGCGATACATCGCGGTGAGTGCCA from Erythrobacter sp. SCSIO 43205 includes these protein-coding regions:
- a CDS encoding nucleoside triphosphate pyrophosphohydrolase family protein; protein product: MVDDFQALTVDQYAREAARTDQRKGSGTVGFTMLGLFGETGSLLAEAKKKQRDAASYLGYAEAVAEEIGDVLWYLAAIAQRHRLALSDIAAAALKADACYAEGKNEALSLHALQPAHMPLAKAPMPEFEHSLLALASEVGLLAREIEGGNSTRHRADVAERLVAITRCLIRASTDSGITIEAAAIKNLQKIFDRWPRERIYPPAFDADKDAEEQLPRSMQIDIYERKVRGQDYVFQRSRGVYVGDRLTDNAIEPDDYRFHDVFHYAYVAVLGWSPVIRALLRLKRKSDPKLDEAEDGARAILIEEGVTSWLFGQAQQLNFFEDVKRGGLPLDMLKHVRQFVAGHEADRCPLWLWEEAILQGYAAFRFLQKNRRARITIDFARRRLRIKELPQ
- a CDS encoding uracil-DNA glycosylase, with the translated sequence MTPKTFVSALAAAKLPSVFNPWRDRCSIHDRRDAAARRRSNLQGMLEAALDAHVETIWIARDLGYRGGRRTGVPLTDEVHLTHASALMGGIALERATQGPEIAERTAAIVWQVLGRIGQPVMLWNVFPFHPHDADDPMSNRCHSRAEREETWPLLQALVSMVQPKRIVAIGRDAHLALAGLETEVTAIRHPSYGGQRDFINGMYGLYGIAGDPVDSPELPLGPRYVETARALA